Proteins encoded in a region of the Halodesulfovibrio marinisediminis DSM 17456 genome:
- a CDS encoding efflux RND transporter periplasmic adaptor subunit, with protein sequence MQLPRGIGKIVFGAAAIALAGGIWASGLLVSTDDDTTKVAQIETAKQISDEGQAEGKVVWTCSMHPQIQLPQPGKCPLCFMDLIKLEIDANTAATESYRQIELDTNARKLAEVEVTPVTRKSVTAGRRMVGKVDYDESRVETISAWTAGRIDRLLIAKTGSVVRKGQPMAVIYSPELYSAQAELIQATAAKVKLSSQSSSLIRKSVENNISAAKEKLRLLGLSEGQIAAIANQKTPSKNLTVYAPQAGIVIRKDVVEGAYVKAGQPLYSIADLSAVWVVLDAYETDLPWIKEGDDAVFTAEAFPGEQFTGRIVYIDPTVNQKTRTVAVRIEVANTQGKLKPGMFVQALQRKAVSGDEAPLVIPTSAPLITGKRAIVYVQNPEKEGVYVGREIVLGAKTNNTYVVKSGLEEGELVVSKGAFKLDSALQIKAKPSMMSDTEGVHMSSGHDAHEGHSSDHLGAPSILVSKLYFMNKDFEALQSALQQRDNARAQALFAKIGKKLSSIETWMLEGEAMLAWKEHGMLLANDCVLGAEAETFKRQHELFALAHAHYTALKRAFGVQDAAKSLTPSLKAPEKFKIQICSALIAYTEVAEALSQDNAEGARVALKGFSAALNSVSDAGLSEKASKFWADKKRLMTSGIAEMRNASDIEGIRKGFFTISNGLLDVAKKMGISLSGDVYEMHCPMAFDNKGATWLQQDESIRNPYFGSKMFNCGEVKKQLAVD encoded by the coding sequence ATGCAGTTACCTCGTGGTATAGGTAAAATTGTTTTTGGTGCCGCTGCGATTGCGTTAGCAGGCGGAATATGGGCATCTGGCCTTCTGGTGTCTACAGATGATGACACAACAAAAGTTGCTCAGATAGAAACTGCAAAGCAAATCTCTGATGAAGGGCAGGCGGAAGGCAAGGTTGTATGGACATGCTCCATGCATCCACAAATACAATTACCTCAACCAGGTAAGTGCCCGCTGTGTTTCATGGACTTAATTAAGCTGGAAATTGACGCAAACACAGCTGCTACTGAGAGCTATCGTCAGATTGAACTTGATACGAATGCCCGAAAGCTTGCAGAAGTTGAAGTAACTCCAGTTACCCGCAAATCAGTTACAGCTGGTCGACGCATGGTCGGTAAAGTTGATTACGATGAATCCCGTGTGGAAACGATCAGCGCGTGGACAGCCGGACGTATCGACCGGTTGCTTATTGCCAAGACAGGCAGTGTGGTCCGTAAAGGACAGCCAATGGCTGTTATCTACAGTCCTGAACTGTACTCAGCACAGGCAGAGCTGATTCAGGCAACTGCCGCCAAGGTTAAACTTTCTTCACAAAGTTCCTCTCTTATTAGAAAATCAGTAGAAAACAATATTTCGGCTGCAAAAGAAAAGTTGCGTCTTCTGGGGTTGTCAGAAGGACAGATTGCGGCCATAGCCAACCAAAAAACACCATCCAAAAACCTTACTGTATACGCACCGCAGGCTGGCATTGTTATTCGCAAAGACGTGGTAGAGGGCGCGTATGTAAAAGCAGGACAACCTCTGTACTCCATCGCAGACCTTTCTGCGGTGTGGGTTGTACTGGATGCCTACGAAACTGACTTACCGTGGATTAAAGAGGGCGATGATGCCGTTTTTACAGCTGAAGCCTTTCCGGGGGAACAGTTTACCGGACGTATCGTATACATTGATCCGACTGTTAATCAGAAAACCCGCACCGTTGCTGTGCGGATAGAGGTCGCGAACACGCAGGGCAAATTGAAGCCCGGTATGTTTGTACAGGCACTACAGAGGAAAGCTGTTTCTGGCGATGAAGCTCCGCTTGTGATTCCGACATCAGCTCCGTTGATAACGGGGAAACGTGCAATTGTGTATGTTCAGAATCCTGAAAAGGAAGGTGTGTACGTAGGGCGTGAGATTGTTTTAGGTGCTAAGACAAATAATACCTACGTTGTGAAAAGCGGGCTTGAAGAGGGCGAGCTTGTTGTAAGTAAAGGAGCGTTCAAGCTTGATAGCGCCCTCCAGATCAAGGCTAAGCCGAGTATGATGAGTGATACGGAAGGGGTACACATGTCTTCTGGTCATGATGCGCATGAAGGACACAGTTCAGACCATCTTGGTGCTCCATCAATTCTGGTTTCCAAACTGTACTTTATGAATAAAGATTTTGAGGCGTTGCAGAGCGCGTTACAGCAAAGGGACAATGCACGCGCACAGGCTTTGTTTGCAAAAATTGGTAAGAAGTTGAGTTCCATAGAAACATGGATGCTTGAAGGTGAAGCTATGCTTGCATGGAAAGAACATGGAATGCTGCTTGCCAATGACTGCGTTTTGGGTGCTGAAGCAGAGACATTCAAGCGCCAGCATGAACTGTTTGCGCTTGCTCATGCCCATTACACAGCTCTTAAGAGGGCTTTTGGCGTTCAGGATGCAGCAAAATCGCTTACGCCTTCTCTTAAGGCTCCTGAAAAATTTAAGATACAAATCTGCTCTGCTTTGATTGCATATACTGAAGTGGCTGAAGCACTGAGTCAGGATAATGCGGAAGGAGCTCGTGTCGCTTTAAAAGGGTTTTCAGCAGCTTTGAACTCAGTTTCTGATGCAGGTTTATCAGAAAAAGCATCGAAGTTTTGGGCTGATAAAAAACGTCTGATGACAAGCGGAATTGCTGAAATGCGTAACGCGTCAGATATTGAAGGCATCCGCAAGGGATTCTTTACCATATCTAACGGCCTGTTGGACGTAGCAAAGAAAATGGGAATTTCTTTGAGTGGTGATGTGTACGAGATGCATTGCCCGATGGCCTTTGATAACAAAGGGGCGACTTGGTTACAGCAGGATGAAAGCATTCGAAATCCATATTTTGGGTCGAAAATGTTTAATTGTGGCGAAGTGAAAAAGCAGCTTGCTGTAGACTAA
- a CDS encoding efflux RND transporter permease subunit, producing the protein MENKPEKTVTPPECAPASGTDSGCDVVPRTLTEKLIYFCLKRKLVVILLTVLMIGWGAMVAPFDWDLGGIPRDPVPVDAIPDIGENQQIVFTAWAGRSPQDMEDQVTYPLTVSLLGIPGVKTVRSYSMFGFSTIYVIFDEDVEFYWSRSRLLEKLNSLPPGTLPAGVQPTLGPDATALGQVFWYTIEGRDTQGNATGGWGLDELRSVQDWLVRYGLLSAEGVSEVASVGGFVKEYQIDVNPDAMRAYGVTLQQVIKAVKQSNLDVGARTMEINSVEYLIRGVGFVKKLSDLEKAVIKVVNNTPITVKDVATVTLGPATRRGALDKNGAEVVGGVVVVRYGENPLAVIKNLKEKITTISAGLPSKTLADGTVSKLTIVPFYDRSGLIQETLGTLDNALSEEILITIIVVLIAVMHFKSSLVISSLLPLAVLMCFIAMRTLGVDANIVALSGIAIAIGTMVDMGIIICENILKKLEKAPVGADSFKLVFEGVAEVGSAVMTAVATTIISFLPVFVMDGAEGKLFKPLAYTKTFALGASILLSLTVLPMLTHLLFKTRKASHAGKMKAYAVPAALVALGVGLSVMVKWWLGFVIGYIGVRRILRTHLPEVTNRVIGYAENWFVIIAVTIVLSQHWLPLGPEKGFMVNLLFVAVTIGGLMAFFYGFQKAYPFLLRRVLGHKGVFMLVPVSISIFGMVIWLGFGTFTSWLPDYVRAIKPIASLTHVFPGLGKEFMPPLDEGSFLYMPTTMPHASIGEVQDVLAKQDMAIQKIPEVQSAVGKLGRAETPLDPAPVSMIETVINYKPEFLLDASGRRMRFKFDASKKDYMRSVDNKLLPADDGYPYLVQGYYERDAAGRLIPDPDGRPFRIWRMTLDPEINPDREPWGGIRSSNDIWDEIIKAADMPGVTSAPKLQPIAARIVMLQSGMRAPMGIKIKGPSLPVIEEFGLKIEKYLKQIPSIMPAAVTADRIVGKPYIEIIIDRDAIARYGISITKVQDVIDSAVGGRVITTTVEGRERYPVRVRYQRELRDSIEGLENILVASVTGEQVPLSQLAEIKYVRGPQVIKSEDTFLIGYVLFDKQPGYAEVDVVEQAQYFLDEKIANGELVVPAGVSFEFAGSYENQIRAQKKLAVILPLALLVIVIILYLQFNAITTTLMVFSGIIVAWSGGFIMIWLYGQDWFLNFSVMGTHMRDLFQVHPINLSVAIWVGFLALFGIASDDGVIMATFLDESKSKSTPKDVEAIREFVVEGAKKRIRPALMTSATTILALLPILTSTGKGADIMVPMAIPSFGGMSIALLTVFVVPVLYCWVEELKLKRRS; encoded by the coding sequence ATGGAAAATAAACCAGAGAAAACTGTTACTCCTCCTGAGTGTGCTCCTGCATCTGGTACTGACTCTGGATGTGATGTTGTCCCACGTACTCTAACTGAAAAACTTATCTACTTCTGCTTAAAGCGTAAGCTCGTTGTTATTCTCCTGACCGTTCTTATGATCGGTTGGGGGGCTATGGTTGCGCCGTTTGACTGGGATCTTGGTGGCATTCCACGTGATCCGGTTCCCGTAGATGCTATTCCGGATATCGGAGAGAATCAGCAGATCGTCTTTACAGCATGGGCAGGGCGTTCCCCGCAGGACATGGAAGATCAGGTTACGTATCCACTTACGGTCTCCTTATTGGGTATACCGGGTGTTAAGACGGTGCGCAGTTACTCCATGTTCGGTTTTTCTACGATATATGTCATTTTTGATGAAGATGTTGAATTTTATTGGTCACGTTCACGTCTGTTAGAAAAATTAAACAGTCTACCTCCGGGTACATTACCGGCGGGAGTGCAGCCGACACTTGGGCCTGATGCGACAGCGCTTGGGCAGGTTTTCTGGTACACGATTGAAGGCCGTGATACACAGGGGAATGCGACAGGGGGCTGGGGGCTTGATGAACTGCGCAGTGTTCAGGACTGGCTTGTGCGCTATGGGCTTCTTTCAGCTGAAGGCGTGTCAGAAGTTGCATCTGTGGGTGGATTCGTAAAAGAATACCAGATTGATGTTAATCCGGATGCAATGCGAGCCTATGGCGTAACGCTGCAGCAGGTTATTAAAGCCGTTAAGCAGTCCAACCTTGATGTTGGAGCTCGTACAATGGAAATTAACAGCGTGGAGTACCTCATCCGCGGTGTTGGTTTTGTAAAGAAGCTGTCCGATCTTGAGAAAGCAGTAATTAAGGTTGTAAATAATACTCCGATTACCGTTAAAGATGTTGCGACTGTTACTCTTGGTCCAGCCACACGGCGTGGTGCTCTGGATAAAAATGGTGCTGAAGTTGTAGGCGGGGTTGTCGTGGTACGTTATGGCGAAAACCCGTTAGCAGTTATCAAAAATCTGAAAGAAAAAATTACGACAATCAGCGCAGGGCTTCCGAGCAAAACTCTTGCAGACGGTACAGTGTCCAAGCTTACCATTGTTCCGTTTTATGACCGAAGCGGGTTGATTCAAGAGACACTGGGGACACTGGATAATGCGCTGTCAGAAGAGATTCTTATCACCATCATCGTTGTACTTATTGCGGTGATGCACTTTAAGAGTTCACTCGTTATTTCGTCATTACTTCCTCTTGCGGTGCTCATGTGTTTTATCGCCATGAGAACGCTCGGCGTTGATGCCAATATAGTTGCTCTTTCCGGTATTGCTATTGCCATCGGTACGATGGTGGATATGGGCATCATTATATGTGAAAATATATTGAAAAAGCTTGAAAAAGCTCCGGTAGGAGCTGATTCATTCAAGCTTGTTTTTGAAGGTGTTGCCGAAGTAGGCAGTGCCGTCATGACTGCCGTTGCAACAACCATTATTAGTTTCCTTCCTGTGTTTGTTATGGATGGGGCGGAAGGCAAGCTCTTTAAGCCACTGGCATACACAAAAACCTTTGCCCTTGGTGCATCCATCTTACTTTCACTGACTGTTCTGCCTATGCTGACGCACTTGTTGTTTAAAACACGCAAGGCATCTCATGCAGGAAAAATGAAGGCATATGCAGTACCAGCTGCACTTGTAGCGTTAGGTGTAGGGCTGAGTGTTATGGTGAAGTGGTGGCTCGGTTTTGTTATCGGGTACATCGGAGTTCGCCGTATACTGCGCACTCATCTGCCTGAAGTTACCAATAGAGTTATTGGATATGCTGAAAACTGGTTTGTCATCATTGCCGTAACAATTGTTCTTTCTCAGCATTGGTTGCCTCTTGGTCCAGAAAAAGGCTTTATGGTTAACCTGTTGTTTGTTGCCGTAACAATTGGCGGGTTGATGGCTTTCTTCTATGGCTTCCAGAAAGCGTATCCTTTCTTGCTACGTAGAGTGTTGGGTCATAAAGGCGTGTTCATGCTTGTGCCGGTAAGCATTTCCATATTCGGCATGGTTATTTGGCTTGGTTTTGGAACATTTACAAGCTGGTTACCGGATTATGTCCGCGCGATAAAGCCTATTGCATCGCTAACTCATGTATTCCCCGGACTTGGTAAAGAGTTCATGCCGCCGCTTGATGAAGGATCGTTCTTGTATATGCCTACAACAATGCCTCATGCTTCTATTGGTGAAGTGCAGGATGTTTTGGCAAAGCAAGATATGGCTATCCAGAAAATTCCTGAGGTACAAAGTGCTGTGGGTAAGCTTGGAAGGGCGGAAACTCCGCTTGATCCAGCTCCGGTTTCTATGATCGAGACTGTTATCAACTACAAGCCGGAGTTCCTGCTTGATGCAAGCGGCAGACGCATGCGTTTTAAGTTTGATGCCTCGAAGAAAGATTACATGCGGTCTGTGGATAACAAGCTGCTTCCGGCGGATGATGGGTATCCGTATCTAGTTCAAGGATATTACGAGCGAGATGCAGCAGGCAGGCTTATTCCCGATCCTGATGGCAGGCCTTTCAGGATATGGCGTATGACACTTGATCCGGAGATTAACCCTGATCGCGAGCCGTGGGGTGGGATACGATCTTCAAATGATATTTGGGATGAAATTATCAAAGCTGCGGATATGCCCGGTGTGACAAGCGCTCCAAAACTTCAGCCAATTGCTGCGCGAATTGTAATGCTTCAATCAGGCATGCGTGCGCCTATGGGTATTAAAATCAAAGGTCCGTCCTTGCCTGTGATTGAAGAATTCGGTTTGAAGATTGAAAAATACTTAAAGCAGATTCCTTCAATAATGCCTGCGGCAGTTACTGCGGATAGAATCGTAGGGAAGCCATATATCGAGATCATTATCGACCGTGATGCGATTGCCCGTTACGGCATAAGCATTACCAAAGTGCAGGACGTTATCGACAGTGCTGTTGGTGGACGTGTCATTACTACGACTGTTGAGGGGCGTGAGCGCTATCCTGTTCGTGTTCGTTACCAGCGTGAACTGCGAGATTCTATTGAAGGGCTTGAAAACATTCTTGTCGCCTCTGTCACAGGGGAGCAAGTACCGCTGTCGCAATTGGCAGAGATTAAGTATGTTCGAGGACCGCAGGTTATTAAAAGTGAAGATACCTTCCTTATCGGGTACGTTTTGTTTGATAAACAACCCGGCTATGCGGAAGTGGATGTAGTAGAACAGGCTCAATACTTTCTCGACGAGAAGATTGCTAACGGAGAACTAGTTGTTCCTGCAGGTGTTTCATTTGAATTTGCAGGAAGCTATGAAAATCAGATACGAGCGCAGAAGAAGCTCGCTGTTATTTTACCACTGGCCTTGTTGGTCATTGTGATCATTCTCTATTTGCAGTTCAATGCTATTACTACAACCTTAATGGTGTTCTCAGGAATCATAGTGGCTTGGTCGGGCGGCTTTATTATGATCTGGTTGTACGGACAGGATTGGTTCTTGAACTTCTCGGTTATGGGCACGCATATGCGCGACTTGTTCCAAGTTCACCCAATCAACCTTTCAGTTGCCATCTGGGTTGGTTTCCTCGCATTATTCGGCATTGCGTCAGATGACGGTGTAATTATGGCGACGTTCCTTGACGAATCTAAATCCAAAAGCACCCCGAAAGACGTTGAAGCAATCCGTGAATTTGTTGTGGAGGGGGCTAAAAAACGAATTCGACCAGCGTTAATGACGTCCGCGACTACTATCCTTGCTTTACTGCCTATTTTAACATCAACAGGAAAGGGCGCAGATATTATGGTTCCGATGGCGATACCGTCATTTGGTGGTATGTCCATTGCTCTGTTGACAGTGTTTGTTGTGCCAGTTTTGTATTGTTGGGTTGAGGAATTAAAGTTGAAAAGACGGAGCTGA
- a CDS encoding MBL fold metallo-hydrolase, with protein MNNRIYRKVVICFLVLLVCTNVSYSADFVITLGTGVPIPQPKKRGSATLVVVNNQPYLFDAGVGVQDQFIAAMKKYPEYASFISPERVRQVFLTHLHSDHTLGLDEMIYGVWAGNARSEKLDIYGPEQTDELVSGLHYAFRADKDLRLYGLEPVTVDGWMTNVKVTPATGQVYKDDNVTVTAFPVKHGTWPDPRGYLVKTDKGHLIVISGDNREPELLVPYAKVADVVISEVYTLSNFDDNFPKESEETKEFWTEYFNSFHTSTKQLAEAMKKAKPKLLVTTHQITGQTTGKVASALITKEMRLYGYDGPLINAQDLTLIEIPHSSPN; from the coding sequence ATGAACAACAGGATTTATAGAAAAGTAGTAATATGTTTCCTAGTCCTTCTAGTCTGCACTAATGTATCTTACAGTGCGGATTTTGTAATAACATTGGGGACCGGAGTTCCAATTCCTCAACCAAAGAAGCGAGGCTCTGCAACTTTAGTTGTAGTAAATAATCAACCTTACTTATTTGATGCGGGAGTTGGGGTTCAAGATCAATTTATTGCTGCTATGAAGAAGTATCCTGAGTATGCAAGTTTTATCTCTCCAGAACGAGTTCGTCAGGTTTTTTTAACACATCTACACTCTGATCATACGTTAGGTCTGGATGAGATGATATACGGGGTATGGGCTGGGAATGCTCGTTCTGAAAAACTTGATATATATGGGCCAGAACAAACTGATGAATTGGTATCAGGTCTGCATTATGCATTTAGAGCTGATAAAGATTTAAGATTGTATGGTCTTGAGCCTGTTACAGTCGATGGTTGGATGACAAACGTAAAAGTCACTCCTGCTACGGGGCAGGTGTACAAAGATGATAATGTTACAGTCACTGCTTTTCCTGTAAAACATGGTACTTGGCCTGACCCAAGAGGGTATTTGGTCAAAACAGATAAAGGACATCTTATTGTAATTAGCGGTGATAATAGAGAGCCAGAGCTCCTTGTGCCATATGCTAAGGTGGCTGATGTTGTTATCTCAGAAGTTTATACCTTATCAAATTTTGATGATAATTTTCCTAAGGAAAGCGAAGAGACAAAAGAGTTTTGGACAGAGTATTTTAATTCATTTCATACGAGCACAAAGCAGTTAGCAGAAGCTATGAAAAAGGCTAAGCCCAAGTTGTTGGTGACTACTCATCAGATAACTGGCCAAACCACAGGGAAGGTAGCATCTGCCCTTATAACGAAAGAGATGAGACTGTATGGGTATGATGGCCCGCTAATTAATGCCCAAGATTTAACATTGATTGAAATACCTCATAGCAGTCCTAATTAG
- a CDS encoding undecaprenyl-diphosphate phosphatase, which produces MTELFSATILGIIEGLTEFLPVSSSGHLIITGHLLDYTGPKAAVFEVFIQLGAILAVVVLYLNRFLGLLKNTPEIPFSGIRGLWMLFLTSLPASILGLLLSGYIKTYLFNPITVSFALAVGAIFILWVEKYAPDNKNSETTYQSLDDMTPKLALGIGCFQCLALWPGFSRSASTIMGGMLLGTRRTLAAEYSFLAAVPIMFAATGYDVLKNYQLFTTADLPFFTVGFVVSFISALIAVKTFITLVGKMTFKPFAWYRLIIAPLVYLFWT; this is translated from the coding sequence ATGACAGAACTTTTTTCCGCAACGATTCTCGGTATTATCGAGGGGTTAACAGAATTTCTGCCGGTTTCCTCATCCGGTCATCTTATCATCACCGGCCATCTCCTTGACTACACCGGCCCTAAGGCAGCTGTGTTTGAGGTATTCATCCAGCTTGGCGCCATCCTTGCCGTTGTTGTGCTTTACCTTAACAGATTTTTAGGACTGCTAAAAAACACACCGGAAATTCCTTTCTCCGGCATACGCGGTTTGTGGATGCTTTTCCTTACATCGCTTCCAGCAAGTATTCTTGGTCTCTTGCTTAGTGGCTACATTAAAACGTATCTGTTTAATCCAATAACAGTTTCTTTTGCCCTTGCTGTAGGTGCTATTTTTATTCTTTGGGTCGAAAAATATGCACCGGACAATAAAAACAGTGAAACAACGTACCAGAGCCTTGATGACATGACACCAAAGCTCGCGTTAGGCATCGGCTGTTTCCAGTGTCTCGCATTGTGGCCAGGCTTTTCCCGCTCCGCATCAACCATTATGGGAGGCATGCTTCTCGGAACACGCCGTACTCTTGCTGCGGAATATTCTTTTTTAGCGGCCGTGCCTATTATGTTTGCAGCAACTGGCTATGACGTACTCAAAAATTATCAACTGTTCACCACTGCCGATCTTCCGTTTTTTACTGTAGGATTCGTAGTCTCATTTATTTCGGCATTAATTGCGGTAAAAACATTCATAACACTTGTTGGCAAAATGACGTTTAAGCCATTCGCGTGGTACCGATTAATTATCGCCCCACTAGTATACCTTTTCTGGACTTAG
- a CDS encoding LptF/LptG family permease yields MHREIFKEHVSIFCLSMFSLVFLIVIGKVLQLRELFLGLDIGILDMLKLFGFLTPALLIMIIPIATMLSVFLTFLRMSSDRELVALKASGVSLYQLLPAPLLFGTICTLLTLWVSMFGIAWGMDNFRTSVMELAKTRAKVVLQPGVFNKSIPNLMVYSRSSSLATGELEHVLVQDTSKDTSKDTSKDTGGVTIVAPTGKIVSDTAQGEIRFVLYNGKIYRQNEDEISVLGFNQYVVRLSLSQLVKGVHLGKLRPSGMSYAQLQAIKKDPSIAESDSFVRKTDVEIPKRWAMPFACLVLGLFAMPLACAFEGMRQQMGVIMALGNFLVYYSLLSIGMKSGESGSGLPPEISLWIPNALFAVLAIAGLYFTAKERTINLTAMFTHFIFNRRKKLGGR; encoded by the coding sequence GTGCACAGAGAGATTTTTAAGGAACATGTTTCCATTTTCTGTCTGTCTATGTTTTCTTTGGTTTTTCTGATCGTAATCGGAAAGGTTTTGCAGCTTAGAGAGCTGTTTCTTGGACTTGATATCGGGATTCTCGACATGCTCAAGCTGTTCGGGTTCTTGACTCCTGCCCTTCTGATTATGATTATTCCTATAGCAACCATGTTGTCTGTGTTTCTTACGTTCCTGCGAATGAGCTCCGATAGGGAGCTGGTTGCACTTAAGGCGAGCGGTGTCAGCTTGTATCAGCTTCTTCCGGCACCACTGTTATTCGGAACTATTTGTACGCTGCTTACCCTGTGGGTGTCTATGTTCGGCATTGCGTGGGGTATGGATAATTTCCGTACCTCAGTAATGGAGTTGGCAAAAACCCGTGCAAAAGTTGTATTGCAGCCTGGGGTATTTAATAAATCTATTCCCAATTTGATGGTTTATTCACGCAGCTCTAGCCTTGCGACTGGTGAATTGGAACACGTACTTGTTCAGGATACCAGCAAGGATACCAGCAAGGATACCAGTAAGGATACAGGCGGGGTAACTATTGTTGCGCCGACTGGTAAAATTGTTTCTGACACCGCACAGGGTGAGATTCGTTTTGTATTGTACAATGGCAAGATTTACCGTCAGAACGAAGACGAAATCAGCGTGCTCGGATTTAATCAGTACGTAGTGCGCCTATCGTTGTCTCAGCTGGTTAAAGGCGTTCATCTGGGTAAACTTCGTCCATCTGGTATGTCCTATGCTCAGCTTCAAGCTATTAAAAAAGATCCATCTATTGCAGAAAGCGATTCGTTTGTACGTAAGACAGACGTTGAGATTCCTAAGCGATGGGCAATGCCGTTTGCCTGTCTTGTACTTGGGTTGTTTGCAATGCCGCTTGCCTGTGCTTTCGAAGGCATGCGTCAGCAGATGGGCGTTATTATGGCTCTTGGTAACTTTCTTGTTTATTACAGTCTCCTTTCTATCGGTATGAAAAGTGGTGAGAGTGGAAGCGGGCTTCCTCCTGAGATCAGTCTTTGGATTCCTAACGCTCTTTTTGCCGTTTTGGCTATTGCAGGACTCTATTTTACTGCAAAAGAGCGAACTATAAATCTTACGGCGATGTTTACACACTTTATATTTAATCGCCGCAAGAAGTTGGGAGGACGGTAG
- a CDS encoding LptF/LptG family permease, translated as MSLLSRYMLKQNLFLMLLILGIGTAVYLMTDLFEKLDDFLEAGLGFSTIALYFICKLPLIISQILPAVFLLSCTVQLCVMSRSKELVALQAGGVSFMSLARFIVYMGLFWAVVQLGFSQYLGVMGDVESRRIWSEEVRGKTAANAIVHDIWFLEDEYIINLGVAHLNAETAENVTVMRILDDGDTIQEVIKAKRAVIQPDSWMLLSVVRTEPGSYVVSNLAQLTLPIQQKLGVFKTVSADANLNRLSLWELGGAIDRLEASGSNVEALRTTYHQKIAYAAAVLIMGLVALMLLTWKDSLYINISVGLILTFVFYALFTWFGALGERGLVNPVFGAWFPNVLFAVITLGRVLWYTRSRVKKTSAMTLSGSAQ; from the coding sequence ATGTCACTTTTATCTCGCTACATGCTTAAGCAGAATCTTTTCTTGATGCTGCTTATTCTGGGCATTGGTACTGCCGTTTATTTGATGACAGACCTTTTTGAAAAGCTGGATGACTTCCTCGAGGCAGGACTTGGTTTTTCAACTATTGCTTTGTATTTTATCTGTAAGCTTCCGCTTATTATATCCCAGATTCTGCCTGCGGTATTCTTGCTTTCCTGTACAGTCCAGCTGTGCGTAATGTCCCGTAGCAAAGAGTTAGTAGCGCTGCAGGCTGGCGGTGTTTCCTTTATGTCGCTCGCGCGCTTTATCGTGTACATGGGATTATTTTGGGCTGTTGTTCAGCTTGGTTTTTCCCAGTATCTCGGTGTAATGGGCGATGTGGAATCCCGTCGCATCTGGAGTGAAGAGGTTCGGGGCAAGACAGCTGCTAATGCAATAGTTCATGATATCTGGTTTCTTGAAGATGAATACATTATCAACCTCGGTGTTGCTCATTTGAATGCTGAAACAGCTGAGAATGTTACCGTGATGCGTATTCTTGATGATGGAGACACTATTCAGGAAGTAATTAAAGCAAAGCGTGCCGTCATTCAGCCGGATAGCTGGATGCTACTCTCTGTTGTACGTACAGAACCGGGTAGCTACGTTGTTTCAAACCTTGCTCAGCTGACATTACCGATTCAACAAAAATTAGGCGTATTTAAAACAGTCTCCGCAGATGCCAACTTGAACAGGTTGTCATTATGGGAACTTGGTGGCGCAATCGATAGATTGGAAGCTTCTGGCTCTAACGTAGAAGCATTACGTACCACATATCACCAGAAAATAGCGTATGCAGCTGCGGTGCTGATAATGGGCTTGGTTGCCTTGATGCTCCTTACATGGAAAGACAGCCTCTATATTAACATCTCTGTCGGGCTGATTCTTACGTTTGTGTTTTATGCCCTCTTTACATGGTTCGGCGCTCTTGGAGAACGTGGTTTAGTTAATCCTGTTTTCGGCGCGTGGTTTCCTAATGTCCTATTTGCGGTGATCACACTTGGACGTGTGCTTTGGTATACACGTTCTCGTGTAAAGAAGACGTCCGCCATGACGCTTTCCGGCAGCGCGCAGTAA